Below is a genomic region from Rhododendron vialii isolate Sample 1 chromosome 5a, ASM3025357v1.
ttttttttgtttatttttcatcttgcgtaatagaatcatgtttcaatttagggtttcttttgtttatcacataatgattagtgagtagtgatataggtagggtcgcggggtgattagcacgctgtgatcagttcgggtactgctctttttatcaaacaatgtaaaaatgatttaagattggaaaaatacttcccgcggacgaatctgggcattgtcggagcccttgtgaacgggggaatgggggtccaaaacccattctccgctgcgcatgggtatacggcgaccctaaggtttcgcatcttgcggggtatcttttcaatccaaaattgaacatttttaagaataccaaattgagcaggttgatctggactggttacgagtgctatgaaccctacgactgtacctctttttaattatttgaaaagaaaagttatttttcttaagttttagttaatctcaaacaaaacaacaaggggtagctacctaagagctaattttaattctacagcccgaatttttagtcagcacacatcaccgtctctgtggattcgactccggacttaccggatattatgctgcgtcgatctccgccctacgcttggggcaacccattaatttaggactaggaaatcggtcaagcaataAACTGACCTGAACACCCAAACCATCGAACTAGAAAACAACATTGCGAGGTTATAGTTAAAAACTTTTGTAAACTGAACTCTCATTTCACATTTTAACAAATCAATGATTTCTGAATTCTGAATACAATAAAAGAAAGCCCTAGCTCTACTTTATATGCAGAGATCAGTGGTTGTTAATCCTCAACTAACTGCACGATTATACTAACAGAAACCTCAACTAATTGCACGATTACAGTAACAGAAAATCACTAACAGAAATCCTAGCTGGCACACAAGTCTGAGGTCAGCTGACATCATCTGTAGTGGAAGCCACAGTATCACTTAATAATAGTGTCTTTTGAAGTATAACTGAAACTGAAAGGAAGAGGATTACATAGAGTAGGAACTGAAGTGATTCTAGGCACGACGTGGATGAGGACGAAACGATCGGCCTTGGGCATGAGGTTCTCCACCGCCCACCGGACAGCCCGACAGCTTCCGTTTCCCCCGCGGCCGCCGCCGTTGCCTTTGACGGCCACTGCCACAGTCGTCTTTGCCGGCAAATTGCGGCCGCCGCAGACGAGCATGTTTCGTTCCATGCACTCCAACGGAAGCTTGACTTCGATTCTTTCGAAGCTCTAGAGAATCCGTACAAATAACTAACAAAAGCGGGAGTGACGGTGCCGTTATATGCGGAATCCGAAAAAACGTTAATTTAAGTAATTATTAGGTAAAATTACACGGAGGCCCCCTCATCTATACATTTTAAACACAAACCCCCCTAATCTTTAAAAATACCCAAAAGTACCCCCTCATTTATAACCGTTAACCAATCAACACCCTTTTGTTTTAAAAGACCGTTAAGATGAATGAGTCAGAGTGGACAAATTTTTATAGATGTGGGAGTCAATGTAGGCGAGTTTTAAGGGATAAATTcgtcattttctctcattatGTTAATAGAGTTagccaattttttaatttcatataGATGAGAATCATGAGAGGGCCTGAATGGTTTTAAATATTATGAGGTTTCTGTGTCTAAAACATATAGATGAGGGGTTTTCTGTGTAATTTCACCTAATTATTAATAGAATTTGGATGGCTGTAATAAGAGATAGTACCATATAGAAATACTACTACGTATAtaatagttataaaaaaaatagatctcGTGCGACCTACAGTAATAAATAATACAAGAGTCCGTACATCATCGATCCTTTGTTGATATCAAAAACGTTAAAATTCAATTAGTTATTAGTTGAATTCTGACCGCgtaaatgtaaaatatattgAAAATATTACCTTCATCAATTAGCCTAAGTCACGAGTCGCATGATGACATCACAACGAGTAGAATATGATAGTATGTGAGTTATGCACTTAGTACTGGTCCCGCTTGGTTAATCCCAAGCCTGTCAAatgaaaaagaataataaaacCTTTTTGTTAACGcatattctttgttttgtgCTTCGTAATTGGTTTTGGAGAAGCTATCCATTGTATCCAATGAAGGTAAAAGTGTAAAACTCAATATACTAGAAGTAGCATTCTTGTCAAAATTTAGGAATTctcgttttcttttgttgttgggCGGAGGCGAAAGTGGACCAAGTTTCAAATATCCTTTTTTGCAATTAGGCTTTTAATTTTTGCAATTAGGCTTTTAATTTTGGCACTTCACTAtttgtctttttcttatttgaaaTTACGACAATACCCGCCAACGTGTGAGAAAGTGGATGAACATAACCAACTAAAGGGTAATTTGGAAATTTCACAtaggataaagacaaaaggtGGAGTGACAATAGCTAAatgtggagtgccaaaatcacatgcATCATGCTGCGGGCAAAAAGAATAAATGATACAATATGTAGATTACATTGCACAATGGAGTAGCTTTTTAGCAATGTCCTGGATGGCGTATATAATAGTGTTAAGATTAAGAATTGAATCACTGTTTCAATATACTAGATAATTCAATGATCAAGATGCAACTCTAGGCTATATTTGAAActtaaggaaaggaaagaaaaaaaaattcccttctattatttggttggaagagaaaaagagaagaagaagaagaagtttcaagcctagtgaatagtaaatttttcctctcatttccgtcaattttcttttcttttcttttcttttacttagGTTCCAAATAGAGCCAAGACatttattgaaataaattaCATTGTCACCATTAGTCctactttactctctctctctctctctctctccaaaaagaGCCAAGACATATATTGAAATAAATTACGTACATTGTAACCATTAGTCCTaatttttactctctctctctctctctccaacactTCGGCTGGGTTTGGCTTTGAGTAGATTagtatgactttttttttttttttctattcaattttttttttcagatttattagttttacatcaaacttttatgatttattgattcgttttgacaaaagaaatcaaaaaagtataaaattttgaatgaaactCATATTCCCTCCGTTctataatgtttgtccggtccgtagaacgagaacgtaaaaataacacaatttttataagaaaaattcaaatttttttcaataattcactaaatatcgatgagttcttttaatttatgaaaaaagttttaattttttcttgaaagaagtgtattatttttgagtcaTTGATTTGCGGACCggaacaaacattttgggacggaggtagtaatttttttgaaaaagaataaaaggtaaaaaaaaaaaaaaaaaaaaagagacagcTTTTTCCCTTCAAGCCAAACCCACCCACCATTTCACAACTTCAAATTACTACttcaatttctctctttccttAACTATCGGCCAACTTCCAATCAAGATATAAACATGCAACCAGAGGGGTAGTGCAGTTGGTGATCGGTCAGGACGAAGGGGTTTATTACCCTGAAGTCTTCGGTTTCATTCTCTTGCACTGCGAAAAAACCCTTAGGGCTACCTATGCGTAAAAACTCTTTGGGTTAGCAAAGGCTGGTGGACCGTAGAGATTTGGTCTCGTGGTGCATGCAAACTTTACCTCTGcgttacccaaaaaagaaagatataaTTAAGCACACAACTTTTACATATAAAAACACGATATTTGTAACTTGTAACATTCGAGTAATGCTTGTACATATGATTTTTATAGACCAGTTCATCAAGAAAATGCTCCTCAATCCTCACATTCAATTTAGAGACTCATACGAATTCTCCCCACATCAGATAATTTTCTGAATCTCAATAATCTGCGAATTCCTTGTCGATGGTAGCAAGAGCGGTCTCTTCGTCCTGAACAACAAAATACTCATTTTTCTCCCGAGGCCGAAACAGATAAAACATTCCAATGTAACATCCAAGGGTCACAGTCTCTACAACGATAACAAATAACCACTCTAAACTACAGTCATCATCCCTGATTTCACGGACAGAAACCCACGCCCACTTACATACCCAGAACGTTAACACACATCCATTGAAGTATCCCAGAAGTCTCATCTTCTCCAGATCCTGCGCAGCGGTTCCATCTGTCTTTGCGGCTTCCTTGAGTGTCTTGATGGACGAAAAAACCGGAACAAAAACTATCGCAAAGCCCACGTAATCGAACAGCAATAACGCCAGAGACAAATAAAAGTAGTTGCTATTGGACGGGCCAGTTTCATCGGTATAAACATGGGCTATGTTTGCGAAAACCTGAATTGTTATGCCCACCGCCAAGATTTTCTTGTCGTTGGCATGTAAACGTGGTTTTAAGATTGTCCAACCAGTCCCAATCAACATGATTACGGTTAGCAAAAGCAGAGCTCGAAGGCATTGGAATAAATAAAACCATATGTCCCATCCATGAGGGGTTCCAGTGACCTTGATGTAGTGTTTGTCCTCTGCCTCGAAAAATAGATTCAACGATTTCATTACGACCAATATGGCCATTAGAATGTGTATCTTGCGAACGAACGACCTGTTCTTGTGGCATAGATATAACCAGAAGGCCAGAAACGGCAAGTAAAGGACCGAAAAAATGAAGTAGATCATTGGCAATTGAGTTCTACCGGCTTCAAGATAGTCCTTGCCATTTCGGTCTAGGTTATAGGTTTCTACGTGAACCTGCATTGAGACAGAGGTATTATGCTCACAGTTTGAAAAAAAGATACCGAGATGGTCTGGTGAAGGGATGGGGAGGGTTTTGTTCTTCAACACAAAAGCCGGGATAGGGAGGGTTTTGCTAATGGAAGATTGAGGAGGAGGTGAGAGTTCTGCAAATGTGGCTATGGGTGGGAAGGCTTCTGGGATTTGATTGGGGGTCTCAAGAATGCATGTTTTTGCTTCCTCGGGACATATGAGAAGGTTATAGGTTTTGATGGCGAGTCGATCCCCAAAGAAGAAACCTATACGCGAGGAGTTTATTGGGGCGGTAGAGGTGGTCTTGATTGAGACATTGGAgactttgagagagagatgacctGTGAGATCGAAACAGAAATCTTCAAAAAGGATGGTGGGGCGAGTGTCTGAGGAGATCTCTATTGTTTTGATGTCCCCAATTGCTATGGGAAGTTGGAcaatgaggaagaagaagagggcgAGGAAACAGAGATGGGTGTCAGGAAAGGTAATTTGATGCATTCTTTTAGGTGATAGCTGTAAAATGggattgccgatcaaaaaaatctATATGAATTCTTTTGATCTTTTATGATTAGTGGAATTTTTCTTCCCCGTTAACCAAAAAATCTGTAGAACAGGATCACGGTGTTGCAAAGGGAGAAGAAAGAGGTGGTGGCAATCGAGGTGGAGATTAATAAGGAATGAAAGGGCATGAAAGATGCAAGACTTGGAGCAATACCAACGGTTATATACGCTTAGGAGGGCTCAAAATAAACGGTATCAAGCTGTAAAAGTCAGGATTAGCCTTGTTTTGCGCTTCTAAATATTgacttttacattttttttttgttttttttctattgttaaaaa
It encodes:
- the LOC131326835 gene encoding protein CANDIDATE G-PROTEIN COUPLED RECEPTOR 7-like, translating into MHQITFPDTHLCFLALFFFLIVQLPIAIGDIKTIEISSDTRPTILFEDFCFDLTGHLSLKVSNVSIKTTSTAPINSSRIGFFFGDRLAIKTYNLLICPEEAKTCILETPNQIPEAFPPIATFAELSPPPQSSISKTLPIPAFVLKNKTLPIPSPDHLGIFFSNCEHNTSVSMQVHVETYNLDRNGKDYLEAGRTQLPMIYFIFSVLYLPFLAFWLYLCHKNRSFVRKIHILMAILVVMKSLNLFFEAEDKHYIKVTGTPHGWDIWFYLFQCLRALLLLTVIMLIGTGWTILKPRLHANDKKILAVGITIQVFANIAHVYTDETGPSNSNYFYLSLALLLFDYVGFAIVFVPVFSSIKTLKEAAKTDGTAAQDLEKMRLLGYFNGCVLTFWVCKWAWVSVREIRDDDCSLEWLFVIVVETVTLGCYIGMFYLFRPREKNEYFVVQDEETALATIDKEFADY